A section of the Streptococcus oriscaviae genome encodes:
- a CDS encoding undecaprenyl-diphosphate phosphatase, protein MFVEFLKALLYGIVEGVTEWLPISSTGHLILVQEFLPFKDVSADFTSMFNVVIQLGAILAVMVIYFDRLNPFQAGKTARDVQLTWQLWAKVVIAALPAAVLGLLFDDWLDAHFYNFVVVALMLIVYGIAFIYVEKRNQTIEPKVTSLAKLPYKTALYIGLFQVLSLIPGTSRSGATILGGILLGTSRQVATEFTFFLGIPIMFGASFLKLFKLLKDGAAVTGGQWFLLLVSMLTAFGVSILAIRFLTDYVKKHDFTIFGKYRIGLGFLLLIYYLITLIF, encoded by the coding sequence ATGTTTGTTGAGTTTTTAAAGGCCCTTCTCTATGGTATTGTAGAAGGGGTTACAGAATGGCTGCCTATTTCCAGTACGGGGCATTTGATTTTGGTGCAGGAATTCCTCCCCTTTAAGGATGTTAGTGCAGATTTCACTTCCATGTTTAACGTGGTCATCCAACTGGGGGCGATTTTGGCAGTTATGGTCATCTATTTTGACCGCCTCAATCCTTTTCAAGCAGGAAAAACTGCTCGTGACGTTCAACTAACGTGGCAATTGTGGGCTAAGGTGGTGATTGCAGCCTTGCCTGCAGCTGTCCTGGGCCTGCTTTTTGATGACTGGTTAGATGCGCATTTTTATAATTTTGTGGTCGTGGCCTTGATGCTGATTGTCTATGGTATTGCCTTCATCTATGTTGAAAAGCGCAATCAGACCATAGAACCAAAGGTGACCAGCCTAGCAAAACTACCCTATAAAACCGCTCTATACATCGGTCTTTTTCAAGTTTTATCGCTCATTCCTGGGACCAGCCGCTCCGGTGCGACCATCCTAGGAGGAATTTTGCTGGGGACCAGCCGTCAGGTGGCGACTGAGTTTACCTTCTTCCTGGGAATTCCCATCATGTTTGGTGCTAGCTTCTTGAAACTCTTCAAGCTCCTGAAGGATGGGGCTGCTGTTACAGGTGGCCAATGGTTCCTTCTCTTGGTATCCATGCTGACCGCCTTTGGAGTATCTATTCTAGCCATTCGTTTCTTGACGGATTATGTGAAAAAACATGATTTTACAATTTTCGGTAAGTATCGTATCGGCTTGGGTTTCCTGCTGCTGATTTACTACCTCATCACCTTGATTTTTTAG
- a CDS encoding ABC transporter substrate-binding protein/permease, with protein MKNKLAIFLLTVISLLSLSIGVKAENSDVDYLLVGMEAAYAPFNWTQDTDENGAVPIEGTNQYANGYDVQVAKKIAQSMGKEVLVVKTKWEGLVPALTSGKIDMIIAGMSPTEERKKEIAFSSSYYTSEPVMVVAADGDYAAAKSISDFAGAQVTAQQGVWHVNLLTQLEGADIQTPMGDFSQMRQALASGVIDAYISERPEALTAEAANSKFKMLTLDPGFEVSPSDAAIAVGMRKDDPRIEEVNAFLDTFSEEEQIELMDTMIENQPVETDAAEENPSFFSQVWAIVVNNWQQLLRGTGMTLLISIIGTIAGTLIGLLIGVFRTAPKAANKLLAIGQKALGWLINIYIEVFRGTPMIVQSMVIYYGTAQAFGINIDRTLAAIFIVSINTGAYMSEIVRGGIFAVDKGQFEAATALGFSHGQTMRKIVLPQVIRNILPATGNEFVINIKDTSVLNVISVVELYFSGNTVATQTYQYFQTFTVIAIIYFILTFTVTRILRAIERRFDTDTYTTGANQMQTEVLHD; from the coding sequence ATGAAAAATAAATTAGCCATTTTTCTGCTGACCGTCATCAGCCTCCTTTCACTCAGTATCGGAGTGAAGGCTGAGAACAGCGATGTTGATTATCTCTTGGTCGGCATGGAGGCAGCCTATGCCCCCTTCAACTGGACCCAAGATACGGATGAGAACGGGGCCGTTCCTATTGAAGGAACCAACCAGTATGCCAACGGCTACGATGTCCAAGTCGCAAAGAAAATTGCCCAATCCATGGGCAAGGAAGTCCTTGTTGTCAAAACCAAGTGGGAAGGACTGGTGCCAGCTCTGACCTCCGGCAAGATTGACATGATTATCGCCGGGATGAGCCCAACCGAAGAACGCAAAAAAGAAATTGCCTTTTCGAGTAGCTACTATACCAGCGAGCCCGTAATGGTGGTTGCTGCAGATGGCGACTACGCTGCGGCCAAGAGCATTTCTGACTTTGCTGGTGCACAAGTGACTGCACAACAAGGAGTTTGGCATGTTAATCTCCTGACGCAGCTAGAAGGCGCTGATATTCAAACCCCTATGGGGGATTTCTCACAAATGCGCCAAGCCCTTGCATCAGGCGTCATTGACGCCTACATTTCAGAGCGGCCAGAAGCGCTGACAGCCGAAGCTGCTAATAGCAAGTTTAAGATGTTAACCTTAGACCCCGGTTTTGAAGTATCACCATCAGACGCTGCCATTGCCGTCGGTATGCGGAAGGATGACCCTCGTATTGAAGAAGTCAACGCCTTTCTTGACACCTTCAGCGAGGAAGAACAGATTGAACTCATGGACACGATGATTGAGAACCAGCCTGTTGAAACAGATGCAGCTGAAGAAAACCCTAGCTTCTTCTCGCAGGTCTGGGCTATCGTCGTCAACAACTGGCAGCAGCTCCTGCGCGGCACCGGCATGACCTTGCTGATTTCCATTATCGGAACCATTGCCGGTACTTTAATCGGTCTGCTCATCGGAGTCTTTCGGACTGCCCCAAAAGCTGCCAACAAATTGCTTGCTATTGGCCAAAAAGCTCTGGGCTGGCTGATCAATATCTACATTGAAGTCTTCCGTGGCACACCGATGATTGTTCAGTCCATGGTTATCTACTACGGAACAGCTCAGGCCTTCGGAATTAACATCGACCGCACCCTAGCAGCTATCTTCATCGTTTCCATCAATACCGGTGCCTACATGAGCGAGATTGTCCGCGGTGGTATTTTTGCAGTAGACAAAGGACAGTTTGAGGCCGCAACTGCTTTAGGTTTTAGCCATGGTCAAACCATGCGTAAGATTGTTCTTCCACAGGTTATCCGCAATATTCTACCTGCCACTGGTAACGAATTTGTCATTAACATCAAGGATACCTCTGTTCTCAACGTTATCTCTGTTGTCGAACTCTACTTCTCTGGAAATACGGTTGCAACCCAGACCTATCAGTACTTCCAAACCTTCACTGTGATTGCCATCATCTACTTTATCTTGACCTTCACTGTGACTCGTATCTTGCGTGCTATTGAAAGACGTTTCGACACGGACACTTACACAACAGGTGCCAACCAAATGCAAACGGAGGTCCTTCATGACTAA
- a CDS encoding amino acid ABC transporter ATP-binding protein, producing MTNTILEIKHLKKSFGQNEVLKDISLTVKKGEVISIIGSSGSGKSTLLRSINLLEIPTDGEILYHGENVLEKGYNLTAYREKLGMVFQSFNLFNNLNVLENAVVAQTTVLKRDRSEAERIAKENLNKVGMTEQYWQAKPSQLSGGQKQRVAIARALSVNPELILFDEPTSALDPEMVGEVLKTMQDLAKSGLTMVIVTHEMEFARDVSDRVIFMDKGVIAEEGTPQQIFENPQEERTREFLQRFLG from the coding sequence ATGACTAATACCATTTTAGAAATCAAACACTTGAAAAAATCCTTCGGGCAAAACGAGGTCCTCAAGGATATTTCCCTGACCGTTAAAAAGGGAGAGGTCATCTCCATCATCGGCTCTTCCGGCTCTGGAAAATCCACCCTCTTACGGTCTATCAACCTTTTGGAAATTCCTACGGATGGAGAAATCCTCTATCACGGTGAAAATGTTCTTGAAAAAGGCTACAATCTGACAGCCTATCGGGAAAAACTGGGTATGGTTTTCCAGTCTTTCAACCTCTTTAACAACCTGAATGTCCTAGAGAATGCTGTTGTCGCTCAGACAACCGTTCTCAAACGTGACCGTTCCGAAGCTGAACGTATCGCTAAAGAAAATCTGAACAAGGTCGGCATGACTGAGCAGTATTGGCAAGCCAAACCGAGCCAGCTTTCCGGCGGACAAAAACAGCGTGTGGCCATCGCACGCGCGCTATCGGTCAATCCAGAGCTTATCCTCTTTGATGAGCCAACCTCAGCCCTTGACCCGGAAATGGTCGGCGAGGTGCTAAAAACCATGCAGGACTTGGCCAAATCAGGCTTGACTATGGTTATTGTGACTCATGAAATGGAGTTTGCACGCGACGTTTCTGATCGGGTTATCTTCATGGACAAAGGCGTCATCGCAGAAGAAGGTACACCGCAACAAATCTTTGAAAACCCACAGGAAGAACGGACACGCGAATTCCTTCAACGCTTCCTAGGCTAA
- a CDS encoding SPFH domain-containing protein: MLFQFAPIIIIVVLLIIALALFISGLYVVKQQTVAIIERFGKYQKTSTSGINFKIPFGIDMIAARIQLRMLQSEIVVETKTQDNVFVTMNVATQYRVNEQNVTDAYYKLMHPEAQIKSYIEDALRSSVPKLTLDELFEKKDEIALEVQKQVAEEMSTYGYVIVKTLITKVEPDAEVKQSMNEINAAQRKRVAAQELAEADKIKIVTAAEAEAEKDRLHGVGIAQQRKAIVDGLADSIRELKESNVSLSEEQIMSILLTNQYLDTLNNFAQGGNNTIFLPANPEGVEDIRTQILSALQAK; encoded by the coding sequence ATGTTGTTTCAGTTCGCACCTATCATCATTATTGTAGTGCTACTTATCATCGCACTAGCCCTATTTATTTCCGGTTTATATGTTGTCAAGCAGCAGACGGTGGCAATTATTGAGCGGTTTGGGAAATACCAGAAGACCTCAACCTCAGGCATCAACTTCAAAATTCCTTTTGGAATTGATATGATTGCAGCACGCATCCAACTGCGTATGCTTCAAAGCGAGATTGTTGTGGAAACAAAGACCCAAGACAACGTTTTTGTAACCATGAACGTCGCAACCCAATACCGTGTTAATGAGCAAAACGTAACAGATGCTTATTACAAACTCATGCACCCAGAAGCTCAGATAAAATCCTATATTGAAGATGCGCTGCGCTCTTCTGTTCCAAAACTGACTCTGGATGAGCTCTTTGAGAAAAAAGATGAGATTGCCCTTGAGGTACAAAAGCAGGTGGCTGAAGAGATGTCAACCTACGGGTATGTCATCGTGAAAACCTTGATTACCAAGGTTGAGCCAGATGCGGAAGTGAAGCAATCCATGAATGAGATCAACGCAGCTCAGCGGAAACGTGTGGCGGCTCAGGAATTGGCAGAAGCCGACAAGATTAAGATTGTGACAGCTGCAGAAGCAGAAGCTGAAAAAGACCGTCTGCACGGGGTGGGGATTGCCCAACAACGGAAGGCAATCGTAGATGGTTTGGCGGATTCAATCAGAGAATTGAAAGAGTCCAATGTCAGCCTCTCTGAAGAGCAAATCATGTCTATCTTGTTGACAAACCAATATCTGGATACATTAAACAATTTTGCACAAGGAGGTAATAATACAATTTTCCTTCCAGCTAATCCGGAAGGTGTCGAAGACATCCGCACTCAAATATTGTCGGCTCTACAAGCAAAATAG
- the ilvA gene encoding threonine ammonia-lyase IlvA: MVSARNVEQAYAVLKDVVVRTSLDYDPYLSEKYDAEIYIKRENEQRVRSFKIRGAYYAISQLSKEEKERGVVCASAGNHAQGVAYTCKEMRIPATIFMPITTPQQKIGQVKFFGGDYVTIRLVGDTFDESAKAAMAYTAESGKTFIDPFDDPNVQAGQGTVAYEILDEADRQSISFDKILVPVGGGGLIAGVSVYLKDQAPEIEIIGVEASGARSMKAAFDKGRPVKLPTIDKFADGIAVQKVGATTYDVARKYVDKLVGVDEGWISETILDLYSKQGIVAEPAGAATIAALDVMKDQIKGQRICCIISGGNNDINRMPEMEERALIYEGIKHYFVVNFPQRPGALREFVNNILGPDDDITRFEYIKRANKGTGPVLIGIALGNRDDFSAFISRLEEFDPHYINLHENDSLYKMLV; the protein is encoded by the coding sequence ATGGTTTCAGCCAGAAATGTAGAACAAGCATACGCTGTCCTAAAAGATGTCGTCGTACGCACCTCGCTTGATTACGATCCCTACTTGTCTGAAAAGTACGATGCGGAGATCTATATCAAGAGAGAAAATGAGCAACGAGTTCGCTCTTTCAAAATTCGCGGTGCTTACTATGCCATCTCGCAGCTCAGCAAGGAAGAAAAGGAGCGCGGTGTTGTCTGTGCCTCGGCAGGAAATCATGCTCAAGGGGTAGCCTATACCTGCAAGGAGATGCGCATTCCAGCTACGATCTTTATGCCCATCACAACGCCCCAGCAAAAGATTGGTCAGGTCAAGTTTTTTGGTGGTGACTATGTGACGATACGCTTGGTTGGAGATACTTTTGACGAGTCTGCCAAGGCTGCTATGGCCTATACCGCTGAAAGCGGAAAGACCTTTATTGATCCCTTTGATGATCCTAACGTACAGGCTGGTCAAGGGACAGTGGCTTACGAGATTTTGGACGAAGCAGATCGACAATCCATTAGCTTTGATAAGATTTTAGTGCCAGTTGGTGGTGGCGGCCTCATCGCAGGTGTCTCCGTCTATCTGAAGGATCAGGCACCTGAAATCGAAATCATTGGTGTTGAAGCGAGTGGAGCCCGTTCGATGAAGGCGGCCTTTGACAAGGGGCGGCCAGTCAAACTTCCGACAATTGATAAGTTTGCGGACGGGATTGCAGTTCAAAAAGTAGGAGCGACCACCTACGATGTCGCTAGAAAGTATGTCGATAAACTTGTTGGTGTGGATGAAGGTTGGATTTCAGAAACCATCCTTGACCTCTACTCCAAGCAGGGAATCGTAGCAGAACCAGCCGGGGCTGCCACAATTGCAGCACTGGATGTCATGAAAGACCAAATCAAGGGGCAGCGGATCTGCTGTATTATCTCAGGCGGCAACAACGACATCAACCGCATGCCGGAGATGGAAGAGCGGGCTTTGATTTATGAAGGAATCAAACATTACTTCGTTGTGAATTTTCCGCAGCGGCCGGGAGCTCTCCGTGAGTTCGTGAACAATATCCTTGGGCCGGACGATGACATCACGCGTTTCGAGTATATCAAGCGGGCCAACAAAGGAACGGGTCCTGTTCTAATTGGAATTGCCTTGGGCAATCGCGACGATTTCTCAGCCTTTATCTCTCGCTTGGAAGAGTTTGACCCTCACTACATCAATTTGCATGAAAATGATTCCCTCTACAAGATGCTGGTCTAA
- the ilvC gene encoding ketol-acid reductoisomerase has translation MAVKMQYEADVKVPALDGKKIAVIGYGSQGHAHAQNLRDTGHDVIIGVRAGKSFDKAKEDGFDTYEVAEAAKLADVIMVLAPDEIQADLYNEEIAPNLEAGNALGFAHGFNVHFEFIKVPADVDVFMCAPKGPGHLVRRTFEEGFGVPALYAVYQDATGHAKDIAMDWAKGVGSARVGLLETTFKEETEEDLFGEQAVLCGGLTALMQAGFEVLTEAGYAPELAYFEVLHEMKLIVDLVYEGGFKKMRQSISNTAEFGDYVSGPRVITDQVKENMKAVLADIQSGKFANDFVNDYKAGRPKMQAYREAAAGLEIEKVGAELRKAMPFVGRNDDDAFKIYN, from the coding sequence ATGGCAGTAAAAATGCAATATGAAGCAGACGTAAAAGTTCCAGCCCTTGATGGCAAAAAAATCGCCGTGATTGGTTACGGCTCACAAGGACATGCTCATGCCCAAAACCTGCGTGACACAGGTCACGACGTCATCATTGGCGTGCGTGCTGGTAAATCATTTGACAAGGCTAAGGAAGATGGTTTTGATACCTATGAAGTAGCAGAAGCAGCGAAATTGGCGGATGTTATCATGGTCTTGGCTCCAGACGAAATCCAAGCGGACCTTTACAATGAAGAAATTGCACCAAACTTGGAAGCGGGAAATGCCCTTGGTTTTGCCCACGGTTTCAATGTGCACTTTGAATTTATCAAGGTACCGGCAGATGTGGATGTCTTCATGTGCGCTCCAAAAGGACCTGGTCACTTGGTGCGTCGTACCTTCGAAGAAGGCTTTGGCGTTCCAGCCCTCTATGCTGTATACCAAGATGCGACTGGTCATGCCAAGGATATTGCCATGGACTGGGCTAAAGGTGTTGGTTCTGCCCGTGTCGGTCTCTTGGAAACAACCTTTAAAGAAGAAACGGAAGAAGACTTGTTCGGTGAACAGGCTGTTCTCTGCGGTGGCTTGACAGCTCTTATGCAGGCAGGTTTTGAAGTTTTGACCGAGGCTGGTTATGCACCAGAATTGGCTTACTTTGAAGTCCTTCACGAAATGAAACTGATTGTTGACCTGGTTTACGAGGGCGGTTTCAAGAAGATGCGCCAATCTATCTCAAACACAGCGGAGTTTGGTGATTATGTATCTGGTCCTCGTGTCATCACTGATCAAGTGAAGGAAAACATGAAAGCCGTTCTTGCGGACATCCAATCTGGTAAATTCGCCAACGATTTTGTCAATGACTACAAGGCTGGTCGTCCGAAAATGCAAGCCTACCGTGAGGCTGCGGCTGGCCTTGAAATTGAAAAAGTCGGTGCAGAATTGCGTAAGGCCATGCCATTTGTTGGCCGCAATGACGATGACGCCTTCAAAATCTATAACTAA
- the ilvN gene encoding acetolactate synthase small subunit: protein MRRMLTAKLRNSSGVLNRFTGVMSRRQINIDSISVGPTEVPGISRVTVIVDVATMDEVEQIIKQLNRLIDVVRVRDITDIPHLEREVLLVKITAPPAKRAEILAIIQPFRASVVDVAPHSITIQMTGDANKIEALLRVVQPYGIKNLARTGATGFSRD from the coding sequence ATGCGTAGAATGTTAACAGCCAAATTGAGAAATTCGTCCGGCGTCCTCAATCGCTTTACAGGTGTCATGTCCCGCCGCCAAATCAATATTGATTCCATTTCAGTAGGTCCGACCGAAGTACCCGGAATCTCGCGCGTGACGGTTATTGTCGATGTGGCGACCATGGACGAGGTAGAACAAATCATCAAACAGCTCAACCGCCTAATTGATGTGGTTCGTGTTCGAGACATCACGGATATTCCTCACTTGGAAAGAGAAGTGCTCCTGGTTAAAATCACAGCGCCACCGGCTAAACGGGCTGAGATCCTAGCGATTATTCAACCCTTCCGTGCCAGCGTCGTTGATGTGGCGCCGCACTCCATCACCATCCAGATGACCGGGGATGCCAATAAAATCGAAGCCCTGCTTCGGGTTGTCCAACCGTATGGCATCAAAAATTTGGCCAGGACTGGGGCAACTGGTTTCAGTCGCGACTGA
- a CDS encoding acetolactate synthase large subunit yields MEHIQLAEARSGSFLILDTLSQLGVDTIFGYPGGAVLPLYDAIYHFDRIQHILARHEQGAVHEAEGYAKSTGRVGVAIVTSGPGATNAITGIADAMGDSVPLLVFTGQVATRGIGKDAFQEADIIGVTMPITKYNYQIRDTADIPRVVTEAMHIASTGRPGPVVIDVPKDIQEALTDFYYDPTVHIPSYQPTVAPNGLQVKKILKALEQAKKPVILAGGGVNYAEANKELVAFAERYRIPVVSTLLGLGSIPIDHELSLGMGGMHGSYAANMAMNDADYIINFGARFDDRLTGNPSTYALHATVAHVDVDPAEIGKVVKTAIPVVGDAKATLESLLHLDVVETDHADWTNQVLDNKRRTPFWYDQDPDHIKPQQTIELIGKLTKGDAIVVTDVGQHQMWTAQFYPFKHARQMITSGGMGTMGFGIPAAIGAKLANPDREVVLFVGDGGFQMTNQELAILNGYGVPIKVVLINNHSLGMVRQWQESFYDKRRSQSVFDDEPNFQLLAEAYGISHYSLKNPATLEEDLKVILEDKPMLIEVHVSNREHVQPMVPAGKSNAEMLGVKFNA; encoded by the coding sequence TTGGAGCATATTCAGTTAGCAGAAGCGCGTTCTGGATCCTTTTTGATCTTAGATACCTTGAGTCAGTTAGGTGTTGACACGATTTTCGGTTATCCAGGTGGAGCTGTTTTACCACTTTATGATGCGATTTATCATTTTGACCGCATCCAGCATATTTTGGCCCGCCATGAACAGGGAGCTGTTCATGAAGCGGAAGGGTATGCCAAGTCTACGGGGAGGGTCGGTGTTGCTATTGTCACCAGTGGACCAGGTGCTACCAATGCCATTACAGGAATTGCTGATGCCATGGGCGATAGTGTTCCTTTATTGGTGTTCACAGGCCAAGTCGCAACCAGAGGGATCGGTAAAGATGCCTTTCAAGAAGCGGACATCATTGGTGTCACCATGCCCATTACCAAGTATAATTACCAAATTCGTGATACCGCTGATATTCCGCGCGTCGTGACCGAAGCCATGCACATTGCCAGTACAGGTCGGCCAGGGCCGGTTGTGATTGACGTTCCCAAGGATATTCAGGAAGCTCTCACCGATTTTTACTACGACCCAACTGTTCATATTCCAAGTTATCAGCCGACAGTTGCTCCTAATGGTCTTCAGGTGAAAAAGATTTTGAAGGCGCTAGAGCAGGCGAAAAAGCCGGTTATCCTCGCTGGAGGCGGCGTCAACTATGCAGAGGCTAATAAGGAATTGGTTGCCTTTGCAGAGCGTTACCGCATACCGGTAGTGTCTACTCTGTTGGGTTTGGGCTCTATTCCAATTGACCACGAATTGTCACTCGGCATGGGAGGGATGCACGGTTCTTACGCTGCCAATATGGCCATGAACGATGCTGATTACATCATCAACTTTGGTGCCCGTTTCGATGACCGTTTGACTGGTAATCCAAGCACCTATGCCCTCCATGCGACAGTGGCCCACGTTGATGTTGACCCAGCAGAGATTGGTAAAGTTGTCAAAACAGCCATCCCTGTTGTGGGAGATGCCAAGGCAACGCTAGAATCCTTGCTTCACCTAGATGTAGTTGAAACAGACCATGCAGACTGGACCAATCAAGTTCTGGACAATAAGCGTCGGACACCATTCTGGTACGACCAAGATCCAGACCATATCAAACCGCAGCAGACCATTGAATTGATTGGCAAGCTGACCAAGGGAGATGCCATTGTCGTGACGGACGTTGGCCAGCATCAAATGTGGACAGCCCAGTTCTATCCCTTCAAGCATGCCCGTCAGATGATTACCTCTGGTGGCATGGGAACCATGGGCTTTGGTATTCCTGCAGCTATCGGAGCAAAATTAGCCAACCCTGACCGTGAGGTTGTCCTCTTTGTGGGTGACGGTGGCTTCCAGATGACCAATCAGGAACTGGCTATCCTAAATGGTTACGGCGTACCAATCAAGGTGGTTCTGATTAACAACCACTCATTAGGCATGGTTCGTCAATGGCAAGAATCCTTCTACGACAAGCGCCGCAGTCAGTCAGTCTTTGATGATGAACCAAACTTCCAGCTCCTAGCAGAAGCCTATGGCATTAGCCATTATAGTCTGAAAAATCCGGCAACCTTGGAAGAAGATTTGAAGGTTATCTTAGAAGATAAACCGATGTTGATTGAAGTTCATGTTTCCAACCGTGAACACGTTCAGCCGATGGTACCAGCTGGTAAGAGCAATGCAGAAATGTTGGGGGTGAAGTTCAATGCGTAG